The window CGAAGTGTCGAATGGACGCATTCATTTTAATGTAAAGGACACTGGTATAGGCATTGCACCGGAAAATCATGATTTAATTTTTGAACGTTTTGGACAGATAAATTCACATTTTGCCCGTGAATATAGCGGTACCGGGCTTGGTTTAGCTATCTCCAAAGCCTTGGTTGAGCAAATGGATGGAAATATTATGGTTCATTCAGCACTGGGCGAGGGGGCCGAATTTAGTTTTTATTTACCATTTGTTAAGGAACACAACGATTCATTAAGTGTTGAGATTGAATCGGATGTTGACGGCAAATCCTATCAATGGCAAGAAAAGTCAGTGTTGATTGCCGAAGATGAAGATGCAAATTTTACCTTGCTCAGGTTGATGTTGAAAGGTACCGGGTGCAAGATAGAGCGGGCAGTTAATGGAGCTGAAGCTGTTGAAAAGGCCCTGGAGAAAAAGTTTGATTTGATTTTAATGGATATTAAGATGCCGGTTATGAATGGGTTGGATGCTACCCGACACATTAAGGCACATTTTCCTGGTTTGCCTGTGATAGCGCAGACAGCTTATGCGTTATCTGAAGATCGCTACAAAGCACTTGAGGCTGGCTGTGATTTTTATGTTTCAAAACCTATCAGCAGAAAGACTCTGCTTGGTACAATTTCCAGATTTTTATTGGATTAAAATATTATTTCAGGAGGTTGTACTATTTTAAAATCTGAACCAGGGTCGCTCAACTCCCATCATGCCCGTTGGTATCACCAACAGGATAAAAATTATGGCAATGGATGTCCAGATAAGCGCTGTCCGGTGCTTTTGCCTGTCATCAGTTCGTTTTTTCAACAATATACTTCCTGTTTGCGCCAGCGCAATGGCAATTACATTTACCAGCGTATGTTCAACAGCCCAGAAGCGCAGTGTACTGTCTTTCATGGCTGCTCCGAAATCGCGCAAAGCCATGGCTGTAAACGGGCTTAAAAAGAAATACTGCAGCAGTCCGATTAGCAATTGAGTATGCAGACTGATGATAAAAACCAGCATAAGTTTCCGCTGCGCATCAGAATAGGATTTGCGGTTGGTTAAACCCGAGATGGCAAAGATTATTACCAAAATTCCGGCCAGTAAAATAAGCCAGCGATTCCATGAATGCAAAAACAGCGAAATATGATAGAGGGTGTCCATGTTTAAAGTTTCCCCAATAAACTCATAATTCGCTGTTTTGTTTCCTTCTGAAAGGAAAATAGCTGCAGCTGTTATTATCTCATATCCACCGTTTCAACGCCGGGATGCTCTGCTGCTTTAAAAACAAAGGTGTTGTCGTTAAACGGAAGATCAGTCTCAAACTTATTTACGCTGTATGTATATACACTCCCGTTTTTGTCAAAAATTGAGATACTGCTTACCATTTTTTTTGCTCTTTCAATGGTAATTTTTACTTTGTTGAAGTTCTTTTTCTTGATGGGTGTTAATTCAATAATCTGTTGTTTGGCAGTTTCCTGCAGTAACTTGGCTTTGTAATTCTCATTATAGGTCGAAAGCAAATTGGTTGGAGTGAAACTGTCGTCATCTTTGCTCACATTGTTTATTTGCACTTCATTGGCATCTTTAACAAAAGTCCAGGCCGTTTTACCATCACTGATAACATCCTGGCCTGAGAAAGACAATTTGTATTTGTCGCCTTTGGAAATGAGAACACCTTTGTATGTGTCATTTATTTTCTGGGCTTTGTTTTCCATATTGTAAGCAAATTCAATACGGATTGTTTTATAGGTTTTGGTCTTGGCCGAAACTTCATCTAAAATAGTGCGGGCTTTTTTGTCCGACTGTGCCATTGAAGAAAAAGCAAAAATGAGGGCAAAAGTTGAAAAGATGATTTTTTTCATTTGGTTTTATTTAATTCCTGTGATTAATAATCGTTGTTTCTGTCTTCTGGTCTGAGGTCTCTCAAAAACTGTTCCAAAGCTATCTCATTGGCAACTTTTACTTCGCGGGCCTTACTTCCTTCGAAGGGGCCAACAATGCCTGCAGCTTCCAGCTGATCAATGATACGTCCTGCCCGGTTGTATCCAAGCTTGAGCTTGCGCTGAAGCAATGAAGTGCTTCCCTGTTGGGTTGCTACGATGATACGGGCTGCATCTTCAAACAGCTCATCGCGCATCGATGGGTCAAATTCTGTTTCTTTAGCGTCTTGTTCATCCGCAAATTCAGGTAAGTGATAGGCATCAGGATATGCTCTTTGAGAACCGATAAATTCAGTGATGCGTTCAACCTCATGGGTGTCGACAAAAGCACACTGTAACCTGATGAGATCGCTGCCGGTTGACAGCAACATGTCACCGCGGCCTACCAGTTGATCAGCTCCACCGGTATCGAGAATGGTGCGTGAATCAATTTTTGAAATTACCCTGAAGGCAATTCGGGCAGGGAAATTGGCCTTAATGGTGCCCGTGATAATATTAACAGAGGGGCGTTGAGTGGCAATTACCAGATGTATGCCAATTGCTCTGGCCAGCTGGGCCAAACGCGTAAGTGGCGCTTCAATTTCTTTCCCGGCAGTCATAATCAGGTCGGCAAACTCATCTATCACCACAATTACATATGGCAGATATCGATGGCCATGCAGTGGATTTAGTTTGCGCGAAATAAAACGGGCATTGTATTCTTTGATATTTCTCACCTGGGCATCTTTCAGCAAATCGTACCGGTTGTCCATCTCGATGTTCAGTGAGTTAAGCGTTCTGACTACCTTGCGGGTGTCAGTAATGATGGCTTCTTCTGAGTCGGGTAATTTGGCCAGAAAATGCCTTTCTATTTTCGAAAAAAGTGTAAGTTCAACTTTTTTCGGGTCAATCATTACAAATTTTACCTGCGATGGGTGCTTGCGGTAAAGGATAGAAGCAATAATGGCATTTAAACCCACTGATTTTCCCTGGCCTGTAGCTCCTGCCATCAGAATATGGGGAAGTTTGGTGAGGTCGGCTATATATGGCTCATTCTGAATGGTTTTGCCCATTGCAAAAGGCAATTCATATTTGGTGCTCAGGAATTTTTCAGACCCCATAATGGATTTCATAGCCACTATTTCGGGCTTGAGGTTGGGAACTTCTATTCCAATGGTTCCTTTACCAGGAATAGGCGCTATAATTCTGATTCCCATCGCAGCCAGGCTCAGCGCTATGTCATCTTCAAGATTTTTGATTTTTGAAATCCTGACTCCCGGAGCCGGAATAATCTCATACAAGGTAACCGTAGGCCCTATGGTGGCTTTAATCTTGTCAATCTGAATATTATAATTGGCAAGGGTTTCAACAATGCGGTTTTTATTGGCTTCCAACTCCTCCTTCTGAACACTTATCGTATTGGAGTTAGTTCCATAGTCGTCAAGAAGTTCAAGTGTTGGATATTGATAATGAGGAAGTTCAAGTGTTGGATCAAATTCGGTGTCGATGGTAAAATGTAATGGCCCTGTTTCGTTGGCCACTACTTCTTCCGTTTTTTCAGGTGCCGGTGCTTCAATCGTGAGTTCAATTTCTTCAGCAGGTGCTTCGGGCTCAGGCGTATTGGTAACAGTAAAAAAGTCGTCTTCTGCAGGCTTTTTCTTTTGATTTGTCTTTGGCAGATCGTTGGTCAGTGTTTCATCATGAGCAACCGAAAATTCAATGGTGTTGTATTTGTCTTCTGTATTTGCACCATAGGTTGTTTTTGCGTGGTGTTTGCGCACTACAGAAGCATCTTTATTGGTGAGTTGCCCGTCTTCGTCTGCAGTTTCATCCATTTCTTCAGGCCTTTTGGGCAGTTCCAGTGGCATATTGAAAGCAAAAACCAGAATGGCTATAAGTGTAAAAAACAGTACTATGGCTGTGCCGGTTTTTCCTAAGAGGCCTTCGAGCCAGATTGAGCTTTGGTATCCGGTTACACCGCCTAATACTGCATACATTGAGTTTTGAAGAAGAAATCCTAAAGCCACCGGGAGCCAAAGAATCCCCAGTAATGAGTTGCGAAAGGTTTTCCAAACAGGTAAAACCGAAATATCGAGCGACATTTTTATTCCGGTTACCAGAAAAATCAGAATAATCAGGAAAGATGCAATTCCAAAACCTTTTTTTATCAAGAGAATAGAAAGCGCCGCACCAAGCCTTCCAGCCCAATTGTTGGCCTCAATGTCGGTATCAAATAGTATTCTGTTAAACGAAAAGGATGAGAAAAGATCGTCATATCCCCATTTAAAGTAAAGAAAGAGGTATGATGAGAATGCAAAAAGCAGATAAACCGCAAGTAAAATCAGAAACACGCCGGTAATTTTCCGGGCACGGCCATCGGAGAGCCACAAAGGCAGCCCAAAGGATTTGTTTTTTCCTTTTTTGCTCTTTTTCGGCGATTCGTCAAATTCGTCTTTAAGCGTATTTTTCTTTAAAGAATTTCCCTTTGCGGCCATGTGCGGGCTTATTTTATTACAATCTGTGCAAATTTACAAAAACCGGATGATTCTTTATTAAACAGTATCTTATTGGTATTGCTTTAGTAAAGCAATAACTGTTTTAACAAAGTATCATCCGGCAATCAATACAGTTCAGTGTTTTCCTGAACAGGAAAAACAGTTATTAATTTTCTTCAGTAATGACAATTTTTTCAATCTCATCACCTGCACGAATCAGGTCAATTACTTCCAGCCCTTCATAAACTTTGCCAAAACAGGTATGATTGCGATCGAGATGGCTGGTGTTAAGTCTGCTGTGGCAGATAAAGAACTGCGAACCGCCAGTGTTACGGCCGGCGTGAGCCATTGAAAGTACTCCACGATCGTGAAACTGATTGTTGCCGTCAAGTTCACATTTAATGCTATAGCCCGGTCCGCCTGCACCTGTTCCGTCAGGACATCCTCCCTGGATAACAAAGTCAGGTATAACCCTGTGAAAATTTAGTCCGTCGTAAAAGCCGCTTTTGGCCAGTTTTACAAAATTGGCCACTGTATTGGGTGCATCTTCTTCAAAGAATTTTACTTTCATCACACCTTTAACAGTGTGTATTTCTGCTTTGTACATATAAATTTGTTTTTTGGTTTAACAGTTACTTGATAGAGCGGAAAAGTTTATTCATTCTTATTTTTCCACCAAACAGGGGTTTGTTTTTGTCAAGTGAAAGCCAGACAAATACTGCTTTTCCTACAATGTGGTCGTTTGGAACAAATCCCCAGAATCTTGAATCGGCTGAATTGTGTCGATTGTCGCCCATCATCCAGTAATAATCCAGTTTAAAGGTGTAGCTGGTTGCAGGTTTTCCGTTAATGATGACTTCATTGCCTCTTATTTCGAGATTATTATGCTCATAAGCTTTGATAATACGCTCATAAAGCACAATATTTCTTGTGTTGATTTCAACGGTGACTCCAGCTTTAGGAATGACCAGTGGTCCGAAATTGTCAACATTCCATGGGTAAATTGAGTCAAATGGGAAGATGTAAGGTTGCCAGAAACCCTTAGGCTGAATAATTTTTTTCACTTCTTTGACATTGACAAAGCTTTTTATTTTTTCAGCCGTTTCATTGGTAAGGGTCATAACCATCTCGTCAGGGCCGGCCATACCAATATCTTCAGTTATATTAAGTTTGTCAAGAGCCATTGGGTTGATACGGGTGCCATCAGTTCTTACCAAATATTTAAACTGTGCCTGATTGGGTAAGTCGGCTGCTTTGCCATTGATAAAAACAACCTGATCCCTGATTTCCAATGTATCGCCCGGAATACCAATACACCGTTTGATGTAATTTTCGCGTTTATCAACGGGTCGGGCAACAATATCTCCAAAATTGGCTTTGTCGTTCCATACCCTGTAACGTCCATAATCTCTTACCAGGGCATAATAGCTCTGATTCTGAACTTTAAGCGCAACAGTGTCACCGTCAGGATAATTGAATACTACAACATCGTTGTTTTTAACCGTGGTAAGTCCCGGAAACCGGTAATAGGGTAGCTTCAGCCATTCAACATAT is drawn from Lentimicrobiaceae bacterium and contains these coding sequences:
- a CDS encoding outer membrane lipoprotein carrier protein LolA — encoded protein: MKKIIFSTFALIFAFSSMAQSDKKARTILDEVSAKTKTYKTIRIEFAYNMENKAQKINDTYKGVLISKGDKYKLSFSGQDVISDGKTAWTFVKDANEVQINNVSKDDDSFTPTNLLSTYNENYKAKLLQETAKQQIIELTPIKKKNFNKVKITIERAKKMVSSISIFDKNGSVYTYSVNKFETDLPFNDNTFVFKAAEHPGVETVDMR
- a CDS encoding DNA translocase FtsK 4TM domain-containing protein → MAAKGNSLKKNTLKDEFDESPKKSKKGKNKSFGLPLWLSDGRARKITGVFLILLAVYLLFAFSSYLFLYFKWGYDDLFSSFSFNRILFDTDIEANNWAGRLGAALSILLIKKGFGIASFLIILIFLVTGIKMSLDISVLPVWKTFRNSLLGILWLPVALGFLLQNSMYAVLGGVTGYQSSIWLEGLLGKTGTAIVLFFTLIAILVFAFNMPLELPKRPEEMDETADEDGQLTNKDASVVRKHHAKTTYGANTEDKYNTIEFSVAHDETLTNDLPKTNQKKKPAEDDFFTVTNTPEPEAPAEEIELTIEAPAPEKTEEVVANETGPLHFTIDTEFDPTLELPHYQYPTLELLDDYGTNSNTISVQKEELEANKNRIVETLANYNIQIDKIKATIGPTVTLYEIIPAPGVRISKIKNLEDDIALSLAAMGIRIIAPIPGKGTIGIEVPNLKPEIVAMKSIMGSEKFLSTKYELPFAMGKTIQNEPYIADLTKLPHILMAGATGQGKSVGLNAIIASILYRKHPSQVKFVMIDPKKVELTLFSKIERHFLAKLPDSEEAIITDTRKVVRTLNSLNIEMDNRYDLLKDAQVRNIKEYNARFISRKLNPLHGHRYLPYVIVVIDEFADLIMTAGKEIEAPLTRLAQLARAIGIHLVIATQRPSVNIITGTIKANFPARIAFRVISKIDSRTILDTGGADQLVGRGDMLLSTGSDLIRLQCAFVDTHEVERITEFIGSQRAYPDAYHLPEFADEQDAKETEFDPSMRDELFEDAARIIVATQQGSTSLLQRKLKLGYNRAGRIIDQLEAAGIVGPFEGSKAREVKVANEIALEQFLRDLRPEDRNNDY
- a CDS encoding peptidylprolyl isomerase yields the protein MYKAEIHTVKGVMKVKFFEEDAPNTVANFVKLAKSGFYDGLNFHRVIPDFVIQGGCPDGTGAGGPGYSIKCELDGNNQFHDRGVLSMAHAGRNTGGSQFFICHSRLNTSHLDRNHTCFGKVYEGLEVIDLIRAGDEIEKIVITEEN
- the lepB gene encoding signal peptidase I, whose amino-acid sequence is MAISLILILIILFFPALLWKTFQTAGHDSWKSAVPFLNYYIWLRIINKPLWWFIFIIMPFINAFMVMLMVVETLKCYKIFGLGQQALSVLFPYIYLPWLSIKKEQDYVAPLSRVKIKKTPMREWVDAIIFAVIAATIIRVFMIEAYTIPTSSMEKSLLVGDFLFVSKLSYGPKVPNTPLAFPFVHHTMPLTTYTKSYVEWLKLPYYRFPGLTTVKNNDVVVFNYPDGDTVALKVQNQSYYALVRDYGRYRVWNDKANFGDIVARPVDKRENYIKRCIGIPGDTLEIRDQVVFINGKAADLPNQAQFKYLVRTDGTRINPMALDKLNITEDIGMAGPDEMVMTLTNETAEKIKSFVNVKEVKKIIQPKGFWQPYIFPFDSIYPWNVDNFGPLVIPKAGVTVEINTRNIVLYERIIKAYEHNNLEIRGNEVIINGKPATSYTFKLDYYWMMGDNRHNSADSRFWGFVPNDHIVGKAVFVWLSLDKNKPLFGGKIRMNKLFRSIK